Proteins from a single region of Antechinus flavipes isolate AdamAnt ecotype Samford, QLD, Australia chromosome 2, AdamAnt_v2, whole genome shotgun sequence:
- the LOC127550997 gene encoding trichosurin-like isoform X2, with the protein MGEMQLLLLSLGLALVCGLHAHHTCSKEHQPDLSGTWYTVALASNVTAKIEEGGPLRIFVQKLILENGNLRAIFFKRENGKCIQFSVSANPPEKDSPMKVKYSGINDLYIKSFKEDEYVIFILYNHNNKEVTLWGHLFGRTPDLSDNIKKKFEDICINAGLKKEHILDVSEAGILRKPHLCLMGILPPSSKE; encoded by the exons ATGGGCGAGATGCAGCTTCTGCTGCTGAGTCTGGGGCTGGCCCTCGTCTGTGGCCTCCATGCTCACCATACCTGTTCTAAGGAGCACCAACCAGAT CTCTCAGGAACCTGGTATACTGTTGCACTGGCCTCAAATGTTACAGCTAAGATTGAGGAAGGAGGTCCCTTGAGGATTTTTGTCCAAAAACTCATTCTAGAGAATGGTAACCTGCGTGCAATCTTCTTCAAAAG agaaaatggaaaatgcatTCAATTTTCTGTGTCTGCTAACCCACCTGAGAAAGATAGCCCAATGAAGGTGAAAT ATTCAGGAATTAATGATCTCTACATTAAAAGTTTCAAGGAAGATGAATATGTCATATTTATCTTGTATAACCACAACAATAAGGAAGTGACACTTTGGGGACATCTCTTTG gaCGTACTCCAGATCTGAGtgataatataaagaagaaattcgAGGATATTTGTATAAATGCAGGACTTAAGAAAGAACACATTTTAGATGTATCTGAAGCTG GAATTCTAAGGAAGCCGCATCTTTGTCTTATGGGAATCCTACCTCCATCCTCCAAAGAATAA
- the LOC127550997 gene encoding trichosurin-like isoform X1, which produces MGEMQLLLLSLGLALVCGLHAHHTCSKEHQPDVSKKWWMQLSGTWYTVALASNVTAKIEEGGPLRIFVQKLILENGNLRAIFFKRENGKCIQFSVSANPPEKDSPMKVKYSGINDLYIKSFKEDEYVIFILYNHNNKEVTLWGHLFGRTPDLSDNIKKKFEDICINAGLKKEHILDVSEAGILRKPHLCLMGILPPSSKE; this is translated from the exons ATGGGCGAGATGCAGCTTCTGCTGCTGAGTCTGGGGCTGGCCCTCGTCTGTGGCCTCCATGCTCACCATACCTGTTCTAAGGAGCACCAACCAGATGTAAGTAAGAAATGGTGGATGCAG CTCTCAGGAACCTGGTATACTGTTGCACTGGCCTCAAATGTTACAGCTAAGATTGAGGAAGGAGGTCCCTTGAGGATTTTTGTCCAAAAACTCATTCTAGAGAATGGTAACCTGCGTGCAATCTTCTTCAAAAG agaaaatggaaaatgcatTCAATTTTCTGTGTCTGCTAACCCACCTGAGAAAGATAGCCCAATGAAGGTGAAAT ATTCAGGAATTAATGATCTCTACATTAAAAGTTTCAAGGAAGATGAATATGTCATATTTATCTTGTATAACCACAACAATAAGGAAGTGACACTTTGGGGACATCTCTTTG gaCGTACTCCAGATCTGAGtgataatataaagaagaaattcgAGGATATTTGTATAAATGCAGGACTTAAGAAAGAACACATTTTAGATGTATCTGAAGCTG GAATTCTAAGGAAGCCGCATCTTTGTCTTATGGGAATCCTACCTCCATCCTCCAAAGAATAA